tcatttctgatttttttaaaatttattgacTTTTCCATTCTTCACCATGGAAACAAAGGAGACGGCGCACATTCCTGAGATCACAGACCACGGCGGGTGTCCTGACTGCTTTCAGACTTCGGGTCAGAGTGCTGATGACTCGTCCTGCCTGACCTGTGCGTATCAAAGACTCCGAAAAGGAAATTACAAATGTTGCATAAATAagtccaggaaaaaaaaaacattgatgaGAAATTCCTGCCCGTGAAAAACAATGTCtggtcacacacagacataagGCTCATTTTCACTCCCCTGAACCAACAGATAGGATAAGAAACGTTACACAAGCTGGGAAgcatattaaaatgaaaacaatcagtAGTATCAATTAAACAATGCCTTCACACAGAGTTcttacattaaataaatatacgTTCCTTCGAGGAGACATGAAAACTGTCCGATTTCTCAGTGCTCATCGATTCCATTGTCAGGAGCTCAGACCGGGTCACGGTTAGGCGGCCAGCCACGTAAACCCACTGCAGATTAGCAAAGTCAGCCACCTCCGCCCTTGCCTGCTCCCACAACTGCCTACAACCAGATTTGCTAGCCGAAAAGCTGCTTATTGGGCAGACACAGATCAGTAGGTAAGTACAGTGTTTTTCCAAAAACCCGACCAATGAGGACACTTCTCCATTTCACTACCATTTTACCAAGAGGGCTCTGCTCACGTGACTCTGTTGGCCACAGTTTTAGTGCTTAAACGGGGGACAGTCACTCTCGCCAGCGGAAACCTGCATGCGGTGAAAGGGACTGAACACTACGGCACATAAAACGCCATCTGACAGCGGTATGGATGCACTAATATTTGTTCGTCGTGAAACACACGGGTgttgaatttaaaaaataaaattacacaaaaCATCTACTCTATTAGACAACCATATTTCTACATAAAAGCAATATACAACTTCagcaatataaaatatatctggtaaatatagtactgtatataaaattaGGAAGGTATATCAAAAAAATATATGGGCATCGGGAACTGGAGCATATGACCAGAGGGTAAGTTGGCAAGAAGCACAACACAGTACAAGCTCATGGTACAAAATGTGTGCTTTCAGATCatcctttaaaaaaacaataataataaataaaatgatgtaACAGAGTTCCAGAAAGACCGATCGGACGCTGCAGCGGCCGAAGACAAACGTCCTGCAATTGGAGCAGTCATCAGAATGAATGTTGGCACGGGGGGAACAGTTCCTGTGCGGAAGGAACAGGAAGTTGGGCTCGTGATCAGGTCGACTTCCTCCCATCAACACGGCTGCGCGCCTCCAGAAATGGCATTTACCGTGACTGCCGGCTAACGAGGGGCACgggctgttttgtttgttttaagctCTGCTGTCGGGAATGAAAGATTATTCCAAAATGCATCTCAATAAAACTCTACAAATTCAATGTAAAAATTACCCAGGTTTAAAATTACCGTATTTAACCAGTGTGTACATAACAGTAGTCATTTTACTCTGAAAATACACTGTTAAACAAGGGGTACAATGACCTAGAAAACGATTTCTCTTATAAATTGTCCTTCCACTGCAGTGATACTATTCTAGTGCAGATCATCATTAACGTCCTaacccacccccaaaaaaaaccctatGACCCAACAAGATGGGCGAGGCACAGCATACACTCCGCGTTTctatcctgcccccccccttacacACAGCAGAGTATGTATGATGGTGTCAGTGTAGTGACCCGTTACAGGAGGCGATTGGATTTTTGTTCTGTCACAGTAGGGTGCTGGGTCTCAGTTTCAAGCAAATGGGTTCGAGTTTTAGTAGGGAGGTAAGGTGATGACTAATACGTTCAAATACAGATAAACCACCAGCTGAAATGGCAACTCCACCGTGCTTTTTGGTAATATTCTGCAGCAGTATTTGTTGGTAAATAGCTCATAGGCAAAACCCAAAAAGGTGCTCTTCAGCCTTGTGTATTCAAATCAATGTTTATGAAGCGTTCGGTATAAATTAAGGTATTGAGCATGTGcttgcaatttttctttctggcTCTAGGGGGCgcacatccaaaaaaaaaaacttgctacAAGAAAAATGTTTTCAGCTGAAAAGGCCCTTTGCTGAAAGTCACATTTAATCTACATTTTAGTGGAAGTACTGACCATGTTTCGcttcaaaaaaaacaaaacaaaaaggtttACTCTGTTTGGCTGGTTCTATTCGACTAAGATCTCCTCGGTTTTGATGGCCGTTATGAGGGACGCGGTGTTCGAAGAGTCGGAACCTTCATCTTTGGGCAGCTCGTCACCCTGCATGCCGCCGGGGCTGTCCAGTATAGGGAAGCCCTGGGTGCTCTGGGAGAAGCAGAGATGTTTGATGACCTCGTTGGGGCTGGAGAACGTGGTCTCGCACACGTTACACTTGTATGGCCTGCCGGCGGCCAGGAAGAGTGCCTCCGGCTGGCCGTTCTCCTCGGCGCAGGGCTCGGCGCCCTGTCGGTCCTGGCTGAAGCAGACGTGGCGCGCGGCCTGGTTGGCACGGCAGAAGCTCTTCCCACATGCGCTGCACTTGTACGGCTTGCCGGTGTGGATATACATGTGCTCCCTCCAGTGGCTCTTCTGGATgaacttgcggccgcatgtgtTGCATTCGTAACGACGCCGCTTCACCTCGCGGTCCAGCCCGCCGCTCTCTAGGTTGTCGATGTCAGCGATGTCCGAAGGGGGGGGCGTCTCAGCCTGGGGCTGGCCTATGTCGGTGATGGGCTGGGGGAGCTCAAGTTGGGGCTGGGGCGAGCCCATAGTGGGTTGGGGCGGCTGCTCGCTGTCACTGGCAGGGTCGCGCCCGGTTTCCTCCACCTCGGTTGGCGGAGGTGCCATCGCCGTGGGTACCGAGGCCGGGGCATGCAGCAGCAGGTGCTCCCTGAGGTTGCAGCGCTGCGTGAAGCGAGAACCGCACAGGTGGCACGTGTAGTGCTTGCGGAAATGGGCACCCCTCTTCATGATGCTGGGCTTCACGTGCAGGATGGCATTGGTGGTTGCCACCGTGGGAACGGTCGCCGTGGTGACAGCAGGCATCTCCTGGTCAGGATCATCCCTGGGGGACCCGTAGGCGCCGACGCCGGCCTCGGGACCCGCCGCGCCCTTCCCGTCCGCCAGGAGCTCCAGGTCAAAGGGCGAGGGCGGCCCGCTCCGCGAGGCCAGCCGGCCGGCCTGCTGCTCCGAGATCTGGATGCCGTAGAGGGACGCAGCCAGCGGCAGCGGATGCTCTGTGTGGGCGAAGGACGTCTGGCTGGCCTCCTGCAGCAGCGGGTAGGCATGCAGGAACTTGACGCCTTGCTCCAAGCGTGCCGGGTCAATGAGCTGCGGGGCCAGCTTGCCCGTGTACATCAGGTTGAGGAGGTAGCTGAAGATGTCGGGCTGGATGTCCGCAGGCTTCAGCCGCACACAGTCACTACGGAAGGCCAGAGTCAATCGCAGCTTCACAATGCACTTCTCAGGCTAATTCCCTTTACAAGCAATCCAAACATTACGCTTAAAATTCATCTCTCGTTTGCATTTATATTTgttcacactcactcacacgtTGATGAATCCACCCCCTTCAACAAAGCAACACCCATCCGTGACAGCAGTGCCCCCTGGGTAGAGGTGGCCACTGGCGTTACCTGTCCTGGTGGATGAAGAGCATCCTGAAGTAGTTGGAGAAGGCAGCCAGCACGGCTTTGTGTGCTTTGAAGAACACGTCTCCGATGGCCACGGTGCAATCGCACAGGAAACCGAACTCCCTCTGAGCGTTGAGCTGCTGCAGGAGGACAAGACCATGGTTGGCCAACTCCATTCTTCAACCTGTTACATGGAGAGAGAGCGAGATAAGGCTGCTTCCTGTTACGCTCAGGGCCAGAGCTCAAcgaccccccacccaccaaggCGACACACAAGGGGAAGTAAGCAGCCCTCAACCAACCAGAGAAGCGAAGCTCACTGTTCAGGTCTCCTCATGCACTATTCCAGCGTGCTCCCGTGAGTGCGAAGCACACTCACCCAGCCGAGCACATGCCCAGCGCGGGCGATCATGCTTTGCAGAAGTATGGTAAAGAGGCGCACAGCATTTAAAAGGGCTGGCTTGCGCTACTCGGAGCAAGAGCTGTTGGATGTTTTAAAGCACATCAATAAGTCTTATTCACAGCGCAGCAAATCACAACGTGGGCGCAGACTGAAGTGGAGTCTGAACTTGATTCAGCTTATCAACAAGAAGCAGCTCTTAACTAGGGTTTGAAAATATAATGCTGTTTGCTGCAGCCGTGCTCATTTGCACTATGTGGGTGTGAGGTTTACTCTGGATACTGCATGACTTCACAGCTTATTAAGCCACTCAGTCTCCTCCCTTCCCCCCCGGTCCTCCCAGTCCTCCCAGTCCTGCATGAAGTGTGTGAGAACTGAAACACGGACGGATCGGCTGTGTCCATGTAGCTGAGCACGGAACAGCCTGTGACCCCCAGGGCTCGTGAGACCATGCGGCTGGCACATGCATGTGGCGAGAGCACACAAGTCACACATCGCTCACTGGGTGCTTCAGGTGGGGGGGAAGAGGAAGGGGGACTTGTAAGCGAATAGCtatatgaccagagacccacagacACCGATCAGGACGGAGAAAGATGCACTTACGGACATTTACCAGCTTAGTTTAGCAGTTTCACGTCATATTTATAGTTCAAAACTACGAACAAACCATAattcgttaaaaaaaaaatctgtcaacAATTCAAAAGCCAACAACTTCCACAGTATCACACActtgacagaaaaaaaattgacaataaagacatGATGTTCATTAATACTACTATGACAGATACTACTATGACAGATTTACCACACCAAATGGTCACAAATTCATATAGAAATGTGGACTACCTCTGTAAGCTAATTCCTGAAATCTGTCAAACACAGACCAACAATGactgtttacacacacacaaacacacacacacacacacacgtttgtattcatatcttcgtggggaccatccattcatttcaataGGAAAAACCCTGtcacagcaatgacaaccttaacctctacccagccctaaccttaaccataagtaaccaaacaaaatacaagacttttggcatttttagttttttgattgcagtcatagatttttttaaaaatcgagatcctccttgtggggactcaaaaaatggtccccacatcatcaaaataacaggtttttatcccATTGTGAGGACATTTAATCTCCAGaatgtaatacatacatgacccacacagacacacacctatTGGAGTCATCACTACCCTTGCTATTCTGGGGATTTTACATCCAATAAATACTAATAATCGGATAAACTCAGTATCAAGTTATGAGAGAAGGACCGAGGGCACTGATGAACAGGCAGATGGCAGGATACCTTACAAGGGCATTTTACCATATCATCTTCACAAGGTGCGTGTTTATCTAAAACTTTCATATGTAATCTGGGAGGTGGCTGATGAGAAATTACCCAGAACTGCCAAAGACTACCATGCGTGTTACCTGTGTTGTTTACAACAGACATCAGAGATGGGAGGATCTCTCAAAACTTGGCTGGCATTCACATCGCCAAGAGTGAACCGTGGTAGACGTTGAGGGGTAAGacgaaaacaaaaacacatcgcGCCTGATTGAAATCTGCCATGACCCAACACTCCAAGACTATCCATGTTAGCAAGGAAAGGCATCACATAGAAACCATACTGCTATACAGCAGAAACCCACCCCCGGTCCCTCCAGGAAATCCCTAGACATCTGTATTTTGGGGATTTAACAACGGGTTAAAACAACAAGACTGCAGAAAGCCAAATTAAGACGTCTCATGAGCTTCCTGCCACCGACTTCAACTCCCCTCTTTGTTTTCAAAGCTCAGCATATTTCACAATGTGTTTTGTTAACTTTAAATTGATATCGGACGAAAGCCCGTAATATATTGTAACCCGCCCCTACTCCTAGGTCATACCATTAATATTATTCGTTCCTGATTTTTACATTTCAAAACAAGATTAATGGGGCTGTGTGTAAATACGCCCAAAACATACGGATCTGCTTAAAATGTAGATTCCAGAGCATGTCACTGGTTATTCTGGGAAAAAGCCATGTCTTGAGGGGGCAGGAAGGAGGAATCCAGCGGTGAAGGAAGAGGCAGGAATTGGGAAAGGGGAAGGGGGTGAGCTGACGTATAACCCCACGGGGGTTGAGATTCACGTCGCCATCCAAGGGTCACCTCTCCGGAGAGGGGAGgaatgtatttttataaaaactatTGAGAAGCCGTGCACTCTTGCTGTTTATTATTCCCGCTCAGGATCCATTCCAACTACAAAAGGTTAGGGTTTGCTTATTCCGCCATGTTCaatccctccctccccctttcCGCGACCAGGCTGCGGAGCCCAGCACAGGACAGGGGTCAGGATCAGGTCAGTTACATAGGTAGGTGGCTATGAAGAGCTTACTGGTTCCCACATCAGAAGCTTCAAGTCCACATATCAAACTCTGACCCCACGGCTGCCATGGCAACCATGTGACTGACTGCCGCCTTGCCCTGAAGCCTGGGCACCGCTTACATTAGTTGGAGTTAAGCACAAAAAACAAGCCCTAGGGGATACAGAAGAAATGACTAAGGTCTAGCGATGGCATTGCGAGTAGGACTGTAGCAAACCAGTATTATGATTAATGCTAATACACTTCCCCTGTATCAATACAAAGGTTACATAATCACGTGCATCATTAACACAAATATAAAACAGTGACAGGCAGCTGGGAAGTGTCTGAGAGCTTACCATGGTACAGACGGTGGACTCCATGCGTAACTTTATTACAAAGGACGGGGTCAGTTAAGTAAGTTTTATTTAGCAAAGTCAACAGGCAAGAAAGAATCCGGGAACAAAACCACCAGACAAAAAGATGACAATTTTAATTTAAACTCAAAACAACGGCTGACCTCTcccatacatatatttatatatattttaattttttttacacgTTTTGAGGTTCACAacagtttttttaatttggtgGCATAGCAACTCAGTGGGTAACAGTGTTGACTCACACCTccggggttgggggtttgaatcccacgtccgctctgcgtgtgtgtggagtttgcatgtcccatgtcatgtggtttcctcccacagttcaaAGATAAGCAGTGGGTAACAGTTAAATGGCACTACTGAATTCCctgtagagagagagagtgagtgagtgtgtgtgtgtgtgtgcgtgcgtgtgcgtgtgatgcaatagactggcatcccatctgggGTGTATCTCTGTattgtgccctctgctgcctggcaTAGGTTCAAGACCCCCTCCTAATACCCCAGCCAGAATATGCAGTCAGGTGAGGAATGGTCAAATAACTTTTTTAAGTAAAGACAAATTTTAAGCAGACCACCGCAAAACGTAACATGACACCACGGTGATTGTTCTAAAGTAACTCATAAATAATTTAACAAACCACAATGTGGACACACGGCTGAGCTGCTGTCATGCATCTTTTCGGTCGCATGCAACTGGCAGCGAGCTGGTGACTTTCTCTGCGCGCTGTGAAACCAGCCGTTACACAGAAGTGGGAGCTGCTCTTAACAGAAAGTGCTAGTTTTGGAGGAAAGGGAACATAAACGAAGTGCCCAAGGAGTGTATGCATATGTAtatttacgtgtgtgtgtgcgtgcgcgcgtgtgtgtgtgtgtgtgtgtaagaaaGGCCCGCCCCCAGCGGAGACACGTGGGTCAGACAGCTCTCCCGCAGAGTAAAACCACTTCCGCAGTGCGCTTGCctcacaaacaaaaaataaaccgACCGAGAACCGACACATGCACGCCTTCGCTCAggctcgctcgctctctctctctctctctctccccccccctccctccctccccaccACACCGCCCCTACCCCagccacccaccccccctcctcGCTTCCCCACGGCACAAACTGTCCGACGCTTTCCCGGTTACGGGTCCGCTTCGCGTCGCCGAGCCCCTTCCCCAGCGAAGCGGGCGAGCGGTTCCCAGGCTTCCCAGCCACCACTCTGAGCCCGACGGCCGGGAAGGCGGCAGCGCGGAGCCGGACGGACTGGA
This window of the Paramormyrops kingsleyae isolate MSU_618 chromosome 19, PKINGS_0.4, whole genome shotgun sequence genome carries:
- the LOC111856745 gene encoding zinc finger and BTB domain-containing protein 2-like, coding for MELANHGLVLLQQLNAQREFGFLCDCTVAIGDVFFKAHKAVLAAFSNYFRMLFIHQDSDCVRLKPADIQPDIFSYLLNLMYTGKLAPQLIDPARLEQGVKFLHAYPLLQEASQTSFAHTEHPLPLAASLYGIQISEQQAGRLASRSGPPSPFDLELLADGKGAAGPEAGVGAYGSPRDDPDQEMPAVTTATVPTVATTNAILHVKPSIMKRGAHFRKHYTCHLCGSRFTQRCNLREHLLLHAPASVPTAMAPPPTEVEETGRDPASDSEQPPQPTMGSPQPQLELPQPITDIGQPQAETPPPSDIADIDNLESGGLDREVKRRRYECNTCGRKFIQKSHWREHMYIHTGKPYKCSACGKSFCRANQAARHVCFSQDRQGAEPCAEENGQPEALFLAAGRPYKCNVCETTFSSPNEVIKHLCFSQSTQGFPILDSPGGMQGDELPKDEGSDSSNTASLITAIKTEEILVE